TCCCGGCTCACCACGGCCAGACCGAAGGCGATCACGGCTGAAAAGAAAACGCCGATAATGGTGTCGGATGACAGATTGCTGTGCCGCTGCACGGCCATAATGCTGAGCCCGACCAGCAACCCGAAAATCGGCATGGTCCAGTGGGGATTGACCGAAAAAATGAGCCCGAGGGCAACGCCGGCAAATGCCGAATGGCTGATCGCATCCGAGAAAAACGACATGCGAAAGTTAACGACTTGAACCCCCATGACGGCTGCCAACGGCGCGAGCAGCACCAGTCCTACAAGGGCTTGCTGCATGAACCGGGCGTGAAGGCAATCAAACGGCAACAGTTGTGCGACCAGATCATAGAGGAGGGATAGATCAAGCATCGCGATCCTCATGACAGCAAGGCGCCGTGCAGGTTGCACGGCCGTCCGGCATGGAGCGTGAATCCACGAGCCCCATGTGCATACCGAAAATAGCGGTCAGATTGGCGTTGGTCAGCGTTTCCCGGGGCGGGCCTTCAGCGGCGACTTTTCGGTTCAGGCAGATGACATGGGTGGCGTGGTGGGTCACTGTGGCCAGGTCATGACTGACCATTAATTGCGTAAAGCCCCGGGACTTTCGAAGCCCGTCCAGTAATTCGCAGAAAACATGTTCACCCTGAAAATCCACGCCTGAGGCAGGTTCGTCCAGCACCAGCAACTCGGGCGTCTGCTGCAGGGCAAGCGCAAGAAGCACGCGCTGCATTTCGCCGCCGGAAAGCGCACCCAGCCGGCGCTCGGCTAAATGCGCCGCTTTTACCGAAGAAAGTGTTTCCATGGCGATAGACTTCAGTTCCCTGCGAATCCCGAACCACAGCGGCTTTTTCTGAATGCCCAGAACGAGAAATTCGGCGACCGTAAGGGGCATTCCCCGGTCAAACGTTAGTCGTTGGGGAACATACCCGATGCGTGAGCAGCCGCCGCTGACATTACACGCCGTAAATATTCTGCCCTTGTAAGGAATTTCGCCGAGCAGGGCCAGCAACAGGGTGGTTTTACCGGCGCCGTTGGGCCCGACAATGGCCGTGCATCCGCCCAGGGGCACTGTGGCACTCACACCGTCCAGAATGGACACGTTGCCGCGCGAAACGGTCACGT
This Desulfobacterales bacterium DNA region includes the following protein-coding sequences:
- a CDS encoding metal ABC transporter ATP-binding protein, giving the protein MASGNPDLIETPSNVAIRFEDVTVSRGNVSILDGVSATVPLGGCTAIVGPNGAGKTTLLLALLGEIPYKGRIFTACNVSGGCSRIGYVPQRLTFDRGMPLTVAEFLVLGIQKKPLWFGIRRELKSIAMETLSSVKAAHLAERRLGALSGGEMQRVLLALALQQTPELLVLDEPASGVDFQGEHVFCELLDGLRKSRGFTQLMVSHDLATVTHHATHVICLNRKVAAEGPPRETLTNANLTAIFGMHMGLVDSRSMPDGRATCTAPCCHEDRDA